The sequence GTATAGGATTTATGAGGTTATTAGTATTTTTTGAGGTTTTTTTCCTTATGCAGGAAAAAGTAACAATAGCAAATCCTGTTGATTTTTTCCATCTAAATCATCCTTTAAATCTGTGTCCATATCAATCCTTGGAAAACAAAAACTTGACAAAATTAAGATTTGATAACATACAGCACAATTAAGCTACATAGAGGATAGGAATTAGTTTTCCCACATAGCAAAAAAGAATTTTATCTAAAGAAAAGTATAAAGGACAAAAAAATATGCCGATTAGCAAGCTTGACCAAATGTTCGATGTTTTAGCTACGAAACCTAAAAAAAGGATGATAGCTGCTTGGGGAGTTGATTCACATACAATTTTAGCAGCATATATGGCTGTAGATATGGGGCTTATTGAAGCAACTTTAGTTGGTGATGAAAAACAGATACTTTCTGTTTGCAAACAGCAAAATCTTGATTGTTCATACTTTAACATTGTTCCCTGTTCCACAGATGTTAAATCCGCTTCTTTAGCTGTAGATATGATTAACCAGGGTGAAGGTGATTTTTTAATGAAAGGCCTGCTTTCCACCGATCGTTATATGAAAGCCATTTTGAATAAGGAATGCGGATTGATGGATCCGGGGGCCATTCTTTCGCATGTAACGGTTACGGAACCGAAAAATTATCATAAATTGTTGATAGTTGGTGATGTAGCCATTATACCATTGCCGGATTTAAATCAGAAGATTGCCATCACCAATTATTTGATTAAAACGGCGCATTTATTAGGAATTGAAAAGCCAAAAGTAGGGCTTCTTTCAGCCAGCGAACAAGTTCTTCCCAAAATTACTTCTTCTGCGGACGCGGCTATTATTGCCAATATGGCTAAGCGCGGTCAAATTAAAGGAGCCATTGTAGAAGGTCCTTTGGGTTTTGATATGATCATAGATAGAGAAAGTGCACTTATTAAAGGTGTGGATAGTCCTGTCTGCGGAGATGCGGATTGCATTCTTTTTCCTAATATTGAAGCTGGCAATACTTTTTATAAGACCATCATCAAACTGCTGAAAAGTGAACTGGGAGCAATAGTTATGGGGGCGCGGGTGCCCTGTGTGTTAACTTCCCGGGGAGATAGTGAACACAGTAAATTATATTCCATAGCTTTAGCGGCTATGTTGGCGTAAAATAAATGATTACGAAACTATCTGAACTGTCAGAAAAAGCTAAAAACAGCGGCAAAAAAACCCGCATTGCCGTTGCCGTTGCAGAAGATAATAATACTATAAATGCCATAATTAGAGCCACTCAAGATGGATTTGTAAAGTCCATCCTGATTGGGAATGAAGCTAAAATAAAAGATTTAATACCGGCTGATATAGCACCTAACAGATTAGAAATATTGAACATAACTGATTCAGGCAGGGCTGTTCAGGAAGCGGTTAAAATGGTCCGCAACAACGAAGCGGATGTTTTAATGAAAGGTCTGATTGGCACTGAGACATTTCTGAAAGCTGTTTTGGATAAAGAAAAAGGGCTTCTTCCTCCCAAAGCGGTGATGAGTTATGCTTGCGCCATTGAAATTCCTAAATATCATAAATTATTGTTTGTAAGCGACACCGCAGTTTTGATTGAACCCGATTTAGACCAAAAAATAGCTATGATCAATTACAGCGTGGCGATGGCAAGAAAGTTTGGCATTGAAAAGCCCAAAGTTGCCCTCCTTTCAGCCACGGAAAAAGTTACTGCCAATATGCCTGAAACAATTGATTATTCGCTGCTTAGCAAAATGGCGGAACGCGGACAGATAAAAAATTGCCTTGTAGATGGTCCCTTAGACATTTTTCTTGCCTGCGATCCCGAATCTTTAGCTATCAAAGGAATTCAAAGTCCTCTGGAAGGCGACGCGGATATTTTAATATTTCCCAATCTGGAAAGCGCCAATAGTTTTTATAAAGGTCTGATGCTTTTTGGAGCAGGAGAATTGGCAGGCCTAATTTGCGGAACGACAAAACCAGTGATAGTTATGAGCCGCAGCGAAAGCGAAAAATCCAAATATTACTGTATAGCCCTATCTTGTTTGATGGCGGAGGAAAAATGAAAATAGCCATTGCTTCAGATCATGCTGGCTTTGAACTGAAAGAGGCAATCAAAAATGCCTTTCCGGAAATTGAATTTGAGGATTTTGGCACGCACAGCACTCAGAGTATGGATTATCCAGATACTGGCTATCCAGCCGCCAAAGCAGTTTCCACAAAACAATGTGAAAAGGGCATCCTTATTTGTGGCAGCGGAAT is a genomic window of Candidatus Cloacimonas sp. containing:
- a CDS encoding phosphate acyltransferase is translated as MPISKLDQMFDVLATKPKKRMIAAWGVDSHTILAAYMAVDMGLIEATLVGDEKQILSVCKQQNLDCSYFNIVPCSTDVKSASLAVDMINQGEGDFLMKGLLSTDRYMKAILNKECGLMDPGAILSHVTVTEPKNYHKLLIVGDVAIIPLPDLNQKIAITNYLIKTAHLLGIEKPKVGLLSASEQVLPKITSSADAAIIANMAKRGQIKGAIVEGPLGFDMIIDRESALIKGVDSPVCGDADCILFPNIEAGNTFYKTIIKLLKSELGAIVMGARVPCVLTSRGDSEHSKLYSIALAAMLA
- a CDS encoding phosphate acyltransferase; this translates as MITKLSELSEKAKNSGKKTRIAVAVAEDNNTINAIIRATQDGFVKSILIGNEAKIKDLIPADIAPNRLEILNITDSGRAVQEAVKMVRNNEADVLMKGLIGTETFLKAVLDKEKGLLPPKAVMSYACAIEIPKYHKLLFVSDTAVLIEPDLDQKIAMINYSVAMARKFGIEKPKVALLSATEKVTANMPETIDYSLLSKMAERGQIKNCLVDGPLDIFLACDPESLAIKGIQSPLEGDADILIFPNLESANSFYKGLMLFGAGELAGLICGTTKPVIVMSRSESEKSKYYCIALSCLMAEEK